The following is a genomic window from SAR202 cluster bacterium.
TCCTGAACCATACGAACAGGACGCTAACCGAGAATGCCAACAACGCGATCACGGAGACCATAGGCCGGTCCATCAACACCGGTATGGCGCTGATGTTCACCATCGCCGCGCTGCTGCTCTTCGGGGGTCCGACGATACGGGAGTTCCTGCTGGTGCTACTCATTGGCGTCCTCGCCGGCACCTACAGCTCCCCCGGTATAGCCACGCCGCTCCTGATAGACTGGGAGAACTGGCGCAAGTCGCGCGCGGCAAAGCGCGAGACCGCCCGGGCACAGCAGCCTGCGACGGCCTGACATTTGCTGATTTGACTGCCTTAGGGCCCGCCGGTACCGGCGGGCCCTGTTGTTTCTTCCCGGTAGCCTCACGCCGCTAGCCGTCGTATAATCAGCGGCGTCAGCCTTAAGGGTTACGCATCCGGCTTCCGCCCACCGTACCCTGTACCATGAACCCTGTACTTCGTACCCCACCGAGGTGCCTTTGAACACAATCAAGACCACACCCAGAGGCGTCCCAATCCCTGAAATGGTCTCCGTTACTGCCAGGGAGGTTGCTCCCCCACCCGCCTGGGCGCTGATGGAGCGCAACCTGATCAAGACTCTCGCCACAGCCGTGGACATCTTCAAAGAAAAGTACATCATGCCCAGCGGCATGGTCGTATATGTCCAGGACGTGGACGACGTCTATGAGGTCACCCACAACTGGGGGCTCTTTTACTCTCTGGGCGGCCCGGACCGCGTCATGGACATCGCCCTGGACGCGTGGAACTCCTGCACACGCTTCTTCGGCGAGGAGAACGACGCGAAGGACAGAGGCCCCAAGCACCACTTCTACATGCCGCAGCTCCAGAACGAGTATTGGAACCTTCACATCTCCTACAACTCGGACCCATTCCATATCGGCGAAGGGAGCCAGTCGTTCTACGAGTTCGGCCTCGGGAACCCGTACATCGACGAGAACATAGCCCGCGCGCGACGGTTTGCGGGGCTGTACCTCGGCGAAGACACAAAGGCGCCGAACTATGACCCCAAGTACAAGATCATTCGCTCACCCTTCCACAGCTCTGCAGGGCCGCTGCTAAGCTCTCGGATGCCCCGCGTGCCGCTGCTCCACTCGACGGGCAAGACGACCGGCGTGGTTGAGCTCGTGAAGCACTGGCTGGAGCCGGGGATGTACGGCGGCTACTCCCACCGCGCGCTCGTGCGCGACTGGGAGCGGTGGGCCGTGGCCGGCAAGCGACCGCGCGGGCGAGATGTGAACAAGCTGCTCTACCCAACGGTGAAGGACCTGGAGCCGGACTGGGACCGCGACCCGAAGCGGAGGGAAGAGGTCATTGACCTCTTCGACAAGATAGCCCTGAACAACGACATCCCGGACAACCTCGGCATGACGTCGATGGTCGCGAACGCGTACCTGTACACCGGCGACGAGCGGTACAAGAACTGGATCATGGACTATGTGGGCGCGTGGCTTGAGCGCACGCGCAAGAACAACGGCATCATCCCGGACAACGTCGGCCCCACGGGCAAGATCGGCGAGCACCGCAACGGGCAATGGTGGGGCGGCCTCCACGGCTGGAACAGCGACAGGGGCGCGGCGCGCTTCATGATGGGCGTGATCGCCATCGGCGCGCAGAACGCCCACCTGGTTAGCGGCGACAAACAGTTCCTGGACCTCTCCCGCTCGCAGCTGCAGGTGCTGCTGGACAACTCAAAAACGGACGAGAGCGGGCAGCTCCTGGTCCCCAACTGCTACGGCCCGGACGGCTGGCACGAGTACGTGCGCATGGATGCCTACGAGCCTAGCCATCTCTACCACGCCTCCGCAGAGCAGCGCGACTACGATATGCTCGTCCGCGTGCGGGAGGGTGACCGGCAGGTGGACTGGAACGAAGTGGAGCCCGCCCGGGACCGCGGCGGCGGCACATCCGAGGCGCCGCGCGTGCAGTACTACGCCGGCCTCAACCCGGATTGGCCGGAGAAGATCCTCACCGCTGAGACGAAGTTCGTGACCTACGTGTCCAATGCGATGCGGCTCGACGACCGTGACACGGACACGATGCTGGAGGAGAACCGCTGGCCGCCAAAAGCTACCGGATCCCCGGCGCGCAAGGACTACGGCTGCGAGCCCGCAAACCCGCTCGCCGTCAAGGGGCTGACGCAGGTCACGACCGGCTCGCCGCAGAACATATACAACGGCGGCCTCCACCGCGGCCTGGTGCGGTACTTCGACATGGAGAAAGTACGGCCCGGTCTGCCGGAGGATGTGGCGGCGCTGGTGGACGAGATAAGGGCGGACCGGGTGGGCGTGCAGCTCGTGAACACGAGCATGACCGAAACGAGGCGACTGATCGTGCAGTCCGGGATCTTCGGCGAGCACGAGTTCACAGACGTGACCGTCATCCAGCGGTACAGCACGGTCAACCCGCTGGACCCTATCCAGATCATGTATGACAAGAAGGCTGTGAAGGCGGAGGAGACCAATATCCGCATCAACGGCAAGTACCTCGCGGTGGAGCTGCCGCCGGCCACGAAGGTGCGCCTGAGCTTCGGCCTCAAGCGCAACTGCAACAAGCCCAGCTACGCCTTCCCGTGGAAGCGGTAGGCTGGGTCCAGTGACTGAAAGCACAGAGGGCGGACGAAAAGTCGTCCGCCCTCTGTGCTTATTGCGAAGTAGCTTGCTAAACGTGCTGGTCGAAAAGCATTGCGTTGCCGTCCGGGTCGATAATCGTGAAGAAACCCGGGCCGGAGGTGCTCGCGTCCGCTTCCTGCACGAATCTCACACCCTGTGATTTGAGTCGCTCCTGCAGCTCGCGGACATCCGTCAACGAGTCCAGCTTCTTCGCGTTGCCGTCCCATCCTGGGTTGAAGGTGAGCATGTTCTTCTCAAACATCCCCTCAAACAGGCCGATCACTACGCCGCTGTTCTTCACGATAAGCCATTTCTGCGCCGCGTCGCCGGCGAAGTGCTCGAACCCGAGCTTCTCATAGAAAGAGCGAGAGGCCTCGATATCCTTCACCGCCAGGCTGACCGAAAACGCGCCAAGTTGCATGCTGAAACCTCCATGGGAGCCGCTAATTCAGTACGTCGCGCGGCCGCCGCTGATGTCGAACACCGCGCCGGTGCTGAAGGAGCACTCGGGCGATGCGAGCCACGCCACGAGCGCTGCGACCTCCGTTACGTCCCCCGTGCGCCCCATCGGGATCTTCGAGAGCATGTAGTCAAGGTGCTCTTTGGAGACCTGCTTGAGGATGTCCGTCTGTATCACCGCGGGGGTGACGCAGTTCACGCGAATGCCGGTCTTAGCAAGCTCTTTGCCTACGGACTTGGTAAGCCCTATCACGCCCGCCTTTGTGGACGAGTACGGTGACGCCTTTGGGTTGCCTTCCTTGCCGGCGATAGAGGCGATGTTGACGATGCGGCCGTAGGCCCGCTTCAACATCTGCGGTATCACCTCGCGGTGAAAGATGAAGACGCCGCGCAGGTTGGTCTTGTAGACCTGGTCCATCTCCTCGACCGATAGCTCCCACAGGTTGGCCGAGCGCCCGGCGATGCCGGCATTGTTCACGAGGACGTCTACCCGACCCCACCGCTCGACAGCCCGGCGGACGGCGCTCGCGGCCACAGCGGGCTCTCCAACGTCCCCCACCTCCACCAGCACGTCCACGCCCTTCTCGCCCAGCGCCGCGGCCGCCTGCTGCGCCTTCGCGCCGTCGTAGTCCACCATCACTATATTCGCGCCCTCGCTGCCGAGACGGGTCGCCACCGCAAGCCCTATCCCCACCGCTGACCCGGTAATCAGCGCAACCTGGCCATCGAACCGTGCCATGAGTGAAGCTCCTTGGTTGTCAGTGTAGTGGGCAGACCACTATGGCCGCTTTCTGGTGCCACTGGTACTCGCCGCCGTCGCCTCCCGCTGCCGCGGCGGCCTCTTGCTCGCTCAC
Proteins encoded in this region:
- a CDS encoding VOC family protein, with translation MQLGAFSVSLAVKDIEASRSFYEKLGFEHFAGDAAQKWLIVKNSGVVIGLFEGMFEKNMLTFNPGWDGNAKKLDSLTDVRELQERLKSQGVRFVQEADASTSGPGFFTIIDPDGNAMLFDQHV
- a CDS encoding SDR family oxidoreductase — translated: MARFDGQVALITGSAVGIGLAVATRLGSEGANIVMVDYDGAKAQQAAAALGEKGVDVLVEVGDVGEPAVAASAVRRAVERWGRVDVLVNNAGIAGRSANLWELSVEEMDQVYKTNLRGVFIFHREVIPQMLKRAYGRIVNIASIAGKEGNPKASPYSSTKAGVIGLTKSVGKELAKTGIRVNCVTPAVIQTDILKQVSKEHLDYMLSKIPMGRTGDVTEVAALVAWLASPECSFSTGAVFDISGGRATY